One stretch of Zingiber officinale cultivar Zhangliang chromosome 6B, Zo_v1.1, whole genome shotgun sequence DNA includes these proteins:
- the LOC121991250 gene encoding protein PHOX1-like, which produces MEMNRPSLRNRSASARLRLPSSKSIRTFDRCATFVNEDTTVFMEMAQHKKEEGNRLFQRREYEDALMKYDKAIKLLPKNHIDVANLRCNMASCYMQMNPEDYRQAINECNLALEVCPNYSKALVKRAKCFEALNRLDLASKDVDLVLSLEPNNIAALEISERVKMEIEEHGIRLDYREVSPLPETPIEKQKLKKKKSHKSVEKIVVVEEKHVETKEEPMKTVKLFFGEDIRYAHVPANCTILQLREVVANKFPRLKAFLIKFKDQDGDLVTITTSQELRCIEESADPQGYIKLFIIKVKPEDDPLFEEAIKRGSPKKNSFSDDKSSSVCIDDWIVQFALLFKNHVGCDSDEYLNLHELGIKVYSEAMEDTTTSEEAQEVFTLAEKKFQEMSALALFNWGNVHMFRAKKRLCLSEEASKESTLVMVKTSYEWAQAEYVKAGKKYEEALKLKPDFYEALLALGLQQFELAKLSWCFAKGNMADVENEPSTDVLTLFNLAEENIERGTQIWEEIEEERLKEGSKPSVEKLMLQKMGLQDYFKHLSSDETTEQGFNMKTQMNIFWGTVLYERSVVEFKLGIPLWKECLMAAMEKFTAAGASPADIAVMVKNHSANETTQEDLCFKIDEIVQAWNEMHDAKRWLSGVSSFRLEPLLRRRVSKLHNTLENI; this is translated from the exons ATGGAGATGAATAGGCCATCTCTTAGGAATAGGAGTGCCTCGGCTAGGCTGAGATTGCCGAGCTCGAAAAGCATCCGTACTTTCGACCGCTGCGCCACGTTCGTCAATGAAGACACAACGGTCTTCATGGAGATGGCTCAGCACAAGAAAGAAGAAGGCAACAGGTTGTTCCAGAGGCGGGAGTATGAGGACGCACTCATGAAATATGACAAAGCCATTAAGCTGCTTCCAAAGAACCATATTGATGTTGCAAACCTTCGCTGCAACATGGCATCTTGCTATATGCAGATGAACCCTGAGGATTACCGCCAAGCAATCAATGAGTGCAACCTTGCCCTCGAGGTCTGTCCCAATTACAGTAAAGCTCTAGTGAAGAGGGCCAAGTGTTTCGAAGCTCTGAACAGGTTGGATTTAGCCAGCAAGGATGTGGATTTAGTTTTGAGTTTGGAACCGAACAATATTGCGGCATTGGAGATTTCCGAGCGAGTCAAAATGGAGATTGAGGAACATGGCATAAGGCTGGATTATAGGGAAGTTTCTCCACTTCCAGAAACACCTATAGAGAAACAGaagctaaagaagaagaagagccacAAGTCGGTGGAGAAGATAGTGGTTGTGGAGGAGAAGCATGTTGAGACTAAAGAAGAGCCCATGAAAACTGTGAAGTTATTCTTTGGGGAAGACATCAGATATGCACATGTACCAGCAAATTGCACCATATTGCAGTTGAGGGAGGTCGTTGCTAACAAATTCCCAAGATTGAAGGCTTTCCTTATCAAATTCAAAGATCAAGATGGTGACTTGGTCACAATCACTACATCCCAAGAGTTGAGGTGCATAGAAGAATCTGCAGACCCACAAGGATATATTAAGTTGTTCATCATAAAAGTAAAACCCGAGgatgatcctttgtttgaggaggctataaaaaggggATCACCTAAGAAGAATAGCTTTTCTGATGACAAGTCCTCCTCAGTTTGCATTGATGACTGGATTGTGCAATTTGCTCTTCTATTCAAGAACCATGTTGGTTGTGATTCTGATGAGTATCTGAACCTTCATGAGTTAGGAATTAAGGTTTACTCAGAAGCAATGGAAGACACCACTACAAGTGAAGAGGCACAGGAAGTTTTTACACTTGCTGAGAAGAAATTCCAGGAGATGTCAGCTCTAGCTTTATTCAATTGGGGCAACGTGCATATGTTTCGGGCAAAGAAGAGGTTATGCTTATCAGAAGAAGCTTCAAAGGAGTCAACGCTAGTCATGGTGAAAACTTCTTATGAGTGGGCTCAGGCTGAGTATGTTAAAGCAGGAAAGAAATATGAAGAAGCTTTGAAACTTAAGCCTGACTTCTATGAGGCTCTTCTCGCTCTTGGATTGCAACAGTTTGAGCTAGCAAAGCTTTCTTGGTGTTTCGCAAAAGGAAACATGGCAGATGTAGAGAATGAGCCTTCCACAGACGTTCTAACACTATTCAACCTCGCCGAAGAGAACATTGAGAGGGGGACACAAATTTGGGAAGAAATCGAAGAAGAAAGATTAAAGGAAGGGTCTAAACCCAGTGTGGAAAAGCTAATGTTGCAAAAGATGGGTTTACAAGACTATTTCAAACATCTGTCAAGTGATGAAACAACAGAACAAGGTTTTAATATGAAGACTCAAATGAATATATTTTGGGGAACTGTGCTTTATGAGCGATCTGTTGTGGAATTTAAATTGGGCATACCACTTTGGAAAGAGTGTCTCATGGCAGCAATGGAAAAATTTACTGCGGCAGGGGCTTCTCCAGCAGATATTGCTGTTATGGTTAAAAACCATTCTGCCAATGAAACTACTCAAGAAG ATTTATGTTTCAAGATTGATGAAATAGTTCAAGCATGGAATGAGATGCATGATGCAAAAAGGTGGCTAAGTGGTGTTTCATCTTTCAGACTTGAGCCTTTACTTCGCCGGCGGGTTTCCAAGTTGCACAATACATTGGAGAACATATGA